Proteins found in one Toxotes jaculatrix isolate fToxJac2 chromosome 18, fToxJac2.pri, whole genome shotgun sequence genomic segment:
- the tefb gene encoding TEF transcription factor, PAR bZIP family member b isoform X2 — protein MSTSSQIPFGDRSDVPDLLKSLADYPFSFPAFDDNEIEKEKLCSSEDVEGGGAGAASAGGGSRGGGGGGGGGGGGVSASLTPAIWEKTIPYDGETFHLEYMDLDEFLLENGIPVSLEEEALQKTLTSVEGKGKSIPKVASSVTTTNTTTTTTTPPSVTAVSVSASASSPSASSPSASATSTVTSEPEETVTVTTLQPAKLEEEEEEDEEQEEESLSEEATAEVNVKEKKTDRNSAERNTPSPIDPDAIEVDINFQPDPTDLVLSSVPGGELFNPRKHKFSDEELKPQPMIKKAKKVFVPDEQKDEKYWSRRKKNNLAAKRSRDARRLKENQITVRASFLERENAALRQQVAELRKDCGRCKNILARYEAKYGPL, from the exons AAATAGAGAAGGAGAAGCTGTGCTCATCTGAGgatgtggagggaggaggggctggGGCAGCCAGTGCTGGTGGAGGCTctagaggaggaggtggtggcggcggtggtggtggtgggggggtatCAGCCTCCCTGACCCCAGCCATTTGGGAGAAGACCATTCCCTATGATGGGGAGACTTTCCACCTGGAATACATGGACCTGGATGAGTTCCTCCTGGAAAACGGGATCCCTGTGagtctggaggaggaggcgcTGCAGAAGACTCTGACCTCAGTGGAAGGCAAAGGCAAATCCATTCCCAAGGTTGCATCTTCAGTTACCACCAccaatactactactactactactactcctccttctgtcactgcagtctctgtctctgcctcggCATCTTCCCCATCTGCATCTTCCCCATCTGCCTCGGCCACCTCTACAGTCACCTCAGAACCAGAGGAAACAGTGACAGTCACCACCTTACAACCAGCTAAActagaagaggaagaggaagaagatgaagaacaaGAAGAGGAATCTTTGTCTGAGGAGGCAACAGCAGAGGTGAACgtgaaggagaagaaaacag ATCGCAACTCTGCAGAGCGTAACACACCCTCCCCCATCGACCCAGACGCAATTGAGGTGGACATTAATTTCCAGCCCGATCCCACAGACCTGGTCCTGTCCAGTGTGCCAGGAGGAGAGCTGTTCAACCCACGCAAACACAAGTTCTCTGACGAGGAGCTGAAACCGCAGCCCATGATCAAGAAGGCCAAGAAAGTGTTTGTTCCTGACGAACAGAAG GATGAGAAATACTGGTCCAGGAGAAAGAAGAACAATCTGGCAGCAAAGCGTTCTCGCGACGCACGGCGACTGAAGGAGAACCAGATCACGGTGCGTGCCTCCTTCCTGGAACGGGAAAACGCAGCGCTGAGGCAGCAAGTGGCTGAGCTGCGGAAGGACTGTGGCCGCTGCAAGAACATCCTGGCCCGGTATGAGGCCAAGTACGGCCCACTGTAA